Proteins from one Nicotiana tabacum cultivar K326 chromosome 23, ASM71507v2, whole genome shotgun sequence genomic window:
- the LOC107803921 gene encoding uncharacterized protein LOC107803921 isoform X2 — protein MASTPNPSHSIQTINASRTNFPSLPMNKPIHKKLHISLNKSSLRVESCSTAKYNDVEEMDKIKRLQNGSDVRGVALQGEKGRSVDLTPPAVEAIAESFGEWVINGLEKEKGVRVSLGKDPRISGNMLSVAVFAGLSRAGCMVFDMGLATTPACFMSTILPPFQYDASIMMTASHLPYTRNGLKFFTKKGGLTSPEVEEICDKAARKYANRLAKVSTRLPITPTMVDFMSAYAKHLREIIKERVNHPSHYDTPLKGFQIIVNAGNGSGGFFTWDVLDKLGADTFGSLHLNPDGMFPNHIPNPEDKTAMALTRAGVLKNKADLGIVFDTDVDRSGVVDSEGNTINGDRLIALMSAIVLKEHPSTTIVTDARTSMALTKFIRNKGGQHCLYRVGYRNVIDKGVNLNKDGIETHLMMETSGHGALKENHFLDDGAYMVVKIIIEMVRMKLEGSEGDIGSLIEDLEEPLESAEVRMIVLSEPRNAKAKAVEAIEAFRTHIEQGSLPGWELDACGDCWVSDGCLVDTNDDPAAIDAFMYRAKVSDEQNGEHGWVHLRQSIHNPNIAVNLQSTIPGGCQSMAKVLIDRFLLPSGMDKILDVSQIDKYARTGNLS, from the exons ATGGCTTCCACTCCTAACCCATCACATTCTATTCAAACCATTAATGCTTCAAGAACCAACTTCCCTTCTCTACCAATGAATAAACCAATTCACAAGAAGTTACATATTTCCTTGAATAAATCTTCTCTTAGAGTAGAGTCTTGTAGCACTGCAAAGTATAATGACGTTGAAGAAATGGATAAGATTAAAAGGCTACAAAACGGATCCGACGTTCGTGGGGTTGCTTTGCAAGGTGAAAAAGGTCGAAGTGTGGATCTTACACCGCCTGCTGTTGAGGCAATAGCAGAAAGTTTTGGTGAATGGGTGATTAATGGATTGGAGAAGGAGAAAGGTGTTAGGGTTTCTCTCGGAAAAGACCCTCGAATTTCGGGTAATATGTTGAGTGTGGCTGTATTTGCAGGGCTTTCTAGGGCTGGGTGCATGGTGTTTGACATGGGACTTGCAACAACACCAGCTTGCTTCATGAGCACTATTCTTCCTCCATTTCAATATGATGCCTCAATAATG ATGACTGCATCCCACTTACCCTACACTCGAAACGGTCTTAAATTCTTCACGAAAAAGGGAGGTTTAACGTCACCAGAAGTGGAGGAAATATGCGACAAAGCAGCTCGAAAATACGCAAACAGGCTTGCTAAAGTATCAACGAGACTGCCAATAACGCCGACAATGGTGGATTTTATGAGCGCTTACGCGAAGCATCTACGAGAAATTATAAAGGAAAGAGTGAACCATCCTTCCCATTATGACACTCCTCTCAAAGGATTTCAg ATTATTGTTAATGCGGGAAATGGATCAGGAGGGTTCTTTACCTGGGATGTGTTAGACAAGCTTGGTGCAGACACATTTGGCTCTCTCCACCTAAATCCAGATGGAATGTTCCCTAATCACATTCCTAACCCGGAGGACAAGACAGCCATGGCTTTAACCAGAGCCGGGGTGCTAAAAAACAAGGCTGATCTCGGCATTGTTTTCGACACAGACGTCGACCGGAGCGGCGTTGTGGACAGTGAAGGAAATACCATTAATGGTGACCGGCTCATTGCACTTATGTCAGCAATTGTTCTCAAGGAACACCCTAGTACAACCATTGTAACTGATGCTCGCACGAGTATGGCCTTAACTAAATTTATTAGGAATAAAGGAGGTCAACATTGCTTGTATAGAGTTGGTTATAGGAATGTGATTGACAAGGGTGTCAATCTTAACAAGGATGGCATTGAAACACATCTCATGATGGAAACGAGTGGCCATGGTGCTTTGAAAGAAAATCACTTTCTTGATGATG GTGCATACATGGTAGtgaaaattataattgaaatggtAAGAATGAAGCTTGAGGGATCAGAAGGCGACATTGGAAGTCTTATAGAGGATCTTGAAGAGCCATTGGAGTCGGCAGAAGTCAGAATGATTGTTCTTTCTGAGCCTAGAAATGCTAAAGCAAAAGCAGTTGAAGCCATCGAAGCATTCAGAACCCATATTGAG CAAGGAAGCTTACCAGGATGGGAACTTGACGCCTGTGGAGACTGCTGGGTAAGTGATGGTTGTCTTGTGGACACTAATGATGATCCTGCTGCAATTGATGCTTTTATGTACAG GGCCAAAGTTTCAGATGAACAAAATGGGGAACATGGATGGGTTCACCTTCGACAAAGTATCCACAATCCAAATATTGCTGTTAATCTACAATCCACCATTCCTGGTGGATGCCAATCCATGGCAAAAGTTCTAATAGATCG
- the LOC107803921 gene encoding uncharacterized protein LOC107803921 isoform X1: protein MASTPNPSHSIQTINASRTNFPSLPMNKPIHKKLHISLNKSSLRVESCSTAKYNDVEEMDKIKRLQNGSDVRGVALQGEKGRSVDLTPPAVEAIAESFGEWVINGLEKEKGVRVSLGKDPRISGNMLSVAVFAGLSRAGCMVFDMGLATTPACFMSTILPPFQYDASIMMTASHLPYTRNGLKFFTKKGGLTSPEVEEICDKAARKYANRLAKVSTRLPITPTMVDFMSAYAKHLREIIKERVNHPSHYDTPLKGFQIIVNAGNGSGGFFTWDVLDKLGADTFGSLHLNPDGMFPNHIPNPEDKTAMALTRAGVLKNKADLGIVFDTDVDRSGVVDSEGNTINGDRLIALMSAIVLKEHPSTTIVTDARTSMALTKFIRNKGGQHCLYRVGYRNVIDKGVNLNKDGIETHLMMETSGHGALKENHFLDDGAYMVVKIIIEMVRMKLEGSEGDIGSLIEDLEEPLESAEVRMIVLSEPRNAKAKAVEAIEAFRTHIEQGSLPGWELDACGDCWVSDGCLVDTNDDPAAIDAFMYRAKVSDEQNGEHGWVHLRQSIHNPNIAVNLQSTIPGGCQSMAKVLIDRGIRVKPGLTYTPISRWVKRSKDMNTWDRNRSRERLVPKPERSARQWT, encoded by the exons ATGGCTTCCACTCCTAACCCATCACATTCTATTCAAACCATTAATGCTTCAAGAACCAACTTCCCTTCTCTACCAATGAATAAACCAATTCACAAGAAGTTACATATTTCCTTGAATAAATCTTCTCTTAGAGTAGAGTCTTGTAGCACTGCAAAGTATAATGACGTTGAAGAAATGGATAAGATTAAAAGGCTACAAAACGGATCCGACGTTCGTGGGGTTGCTTTGCAAGGTGAAAAAGGTCGAAGTGTGGATCTTACACCGCCTGCTGTTGAGGCAATAGCAGAAAGTTTTGGTGAATGGGTGATTAATGGATTGGAGAAGGAGAAAGGTGTTAGGGTTTCTCTCGGAAAAGACCCTCGAATTTCGGGTAATATGTTGAGTGTGGCTGTATTTGCAGGGCTTTCTAGGGCTGGGTGCATGGTGTTTGACATGGGACTTGCAACAACACCAGCTTGCTTCATGAGCACTATTCTTCCTCCATTTCAATATGATGCCTCAATAATG ATGACTGCATCCCACTTACCCTACACTCGAAACGGTCTTAAATTCTTCACGAAAAAGGGAGGTTTAACGTCACCAGAAGTGGAGGAAATATGCGACAAAGCAGCTCGAAAATACGCAAACAGGCTTGCTAAAGTATCAACGAGACTGCCAATAACGCCGACAATGGTGGATTTTATGAGCGCTTACGCGAAGCATCTACGAGAAATTATAAAGGAAAGAGTGAACCATCCTTCCCATTATGACACTCCTCTCAAAGGATTTCAg ATTATTGTTAATGCGGGAAATGGATCAGGAGGGTTCTTTACCTGGGATGTGTTAGACAAGCTTGGTGCAGACACATTTGGCTCTCTCCACCTAAATCCAGATGGAATGTTCCCTAATCACATTCCTAACCCGGAGGACAAGACAGCCATGGCTTTAACCAGAGCCGGGGTGCTAAAAAACAAGGCTGATCTCGGCATTGTTTTCGACACAGACGTCGACCGGAGCGGCGTTGTGGACAGTGAAGGAAATACCATTAATGGTGACCGGCTCATTGCACTTATGTCAGCAATTGTTCTCAAGGAACACCCTAGTACAACCATTGTAACTGATGCTCGCACGAGTATGGCCTTAACTAAATTTATTAGGAATAAAGGAGGTCAACATTGCTTGTATAGAGTTGGTTATAGGAATGTGATTGACAAGGGTGTCAATCTTAACAAGGATGGCATTGAAACACATCTCATGATGGAAACGAGTGGCCATGGTGCTTTGAAAGAAAATCACTTTCTTGATGATG GTGCATACATGGTAGtgaaaattataattgaaatggtAAGAATGAAGCTTGAGGGATCAGAAGGCGACATTGGAAGTCTTATAGAGGATCTTGAAGAGCCATTGGAGTCGGCAGAAGTCAGAATGATTGTTCTTTCTGAGCCTAGAAATGCTAAAGCAAAAGCAGTTGAAGCCATCGAAGCATTCAGAACCCATATTGAG CAAGGAAGCTTACCAGGATGGGAACTTGACGCCTGTGGAGACTGCTGGGTAAGTGATGGTTGTCTTGTGGACACTAATGATGATCCTGCTGCAATTGATGCTTTTATGTACAG GGCCAAAGTTTCAGATGAACAAAATGGGGAACATGGATGGGTTCACCTTCGACAAAGTATCCACAATCCAAATATTGCTGTTAATCTACAATCCACCATTCCTGGTGGATGCCAATCCATGGCAAAAGTTCTAATAGATCG